The following are from one region of the Sandaracinus amylolyticus genome:
- a CDS encoding MopE-related protein, with the protein MSRSRATFALFFLFLSSIPAIASAQDLVVNNTTVTLGGVHRYRTVRVTNNGRILVPAFNGTNRTTTGNLVLIAESIVVDATSSIEARGAGYQPVICGNGSGPASAPLSGGRGGCAVLDSGGGGAHFGRGGRGTKDCFVFGATTSCQFPQEFEELCGALNGTNNGCVATGGSTCYDNDGLPSVAGDSYRHSIYEIEFGAAGGDKGCRDGFDNVSTGGAGGGRIVLVGLTAAGTGTVQVDGRINAAGRRGCGSGNDSGGGGAGGSILIVGDQVQVGATGFVTAAGGLGGDTNSGMGGQPDAADCVGRQAGGTCDDCGGGGGGGIINVLSRSSSLHYGATFDVGGAEGGVCEICRGEAGGGAGELLLDGAYVGEYCDGFDNDFDGNVDEGLGSTSCGLGACARDIAACASGAPVTCAPMVTSDPSCTASDAGARPRIAVVLDTSSSMLLDLRGYPTFGDGSVDRPGIDTDGNGRPDDSRLSLARESLAQVISAYPEIDFALARYHQDQGLRRSCQTARWFECEGLIGTYDNPGDNTGTVACNVATGPASSVAIRPISTAGDECINYAGTCGPPRRGADVLSGFGTPTRDLVRWLDGRETAFDADATPGDVCRHARAGRDCEVRASGETPLAGSLQTIEDYVVPIRATDPSTGCRGYSVILVTDGAESCGGNPVAQARRLHDTFGIETYVVAVSVRPEEEVSLNQIASAGSGGARASATFVRNPAELVPAITSILEGSLRTERCNAMDDDCDGRTDEGFALGDACDDGLVGACRGTGATVCAASELAVECAITMPGGSAGTESCNGMDDDCDEAIDEGLTCNIECTPSGAEVCNGVDDDCNGLVDEVDPALGTPCGEDEGECEPGALR; encoded by the coding sequence ATGTCACGCAGCCGGGCGACCTTCGCTCTCTTCTTCCTCTTCCTTTCATCGATCCCAGCCATCGCGAGCGCGCAGGACCTCGTCGTGAACAACACGACGGTCACGCTCGGCGGCGTGCACCGGTACCGCACGGTCCGCGTGACGAACAACGGGCGCATCCTCGTGCCCGCGTTCAACGGCACCAATCGCACGACCACCGGCAACCTCGTGCTGATCGCGGAGAGCATCGTCGTCGACGCGACGTCGTCGATCGAAGCGCGCGGGGCGGGTTATCAGCCTGTGATCTGCGGCAACGGCAGCGGGCCTGCGAGCGCACCGCTCTCGGGCGGTCGCGGCGGCTGCGCGGTGCTGGACTCGGGCGGCGGCGGCGCGCACTTCGGGCGCGGCGGTCGCGGCACGAAGGACTGCTTCGTCTTCGGCGCGACGACCTCCTGCCAGTTCCCGCAGGAGTTCGAGGAGTTGTGCGGCGCGCTCAACGGGACGAACAACGGCTGCGTCGCGACCGGCGGCAGCACTTGTTACGACAACGACGGCCTGCCCTCGGTCGCCGGCGATTCGTACCGGCACAGCATCTACGAGATCGAGTTCGGCGCGGCCGGCGGCGACAAGGGATGTCGCGACGGCTTCGACAACGTCTCGACCGGCGGCGCGGGCGGAGGTCGCATCGTGCTCGTCGGGCTCACCGCGGCGGGCACCGGCACCGTGCAGGTCGACGGTCGCATCAACGCCGCGGGGCGTCGCGGCTGCGGCAGCGGCAACGACTCGGGCGGTGGTGGCGCGGGCGGATCGATCCTGATCGTCGGCGATCAGGTGCAGGTGGGGGCGACCGGCTTCGTCACCGCGGCGGGCGGGCTCGGCGGCGACACGAACTCGGGCATGGGCGGACAGCCCGACGCCGCCGACTGCGTGGGCCGACAGGCCGGCGGCACCTGCGACGACTGCGGCGGCGGTGGAGGCGGCGGCATCATCAACGTGCTCTCGCGCAGCTCGTCGCTCCACTACGGCGCGACGTTCGACGTCGGCGGCGCGGAGGGCGGCGTCTGCGAGATCTGTCGCGGTGAGGCAGGCGGCGGCGCGGGCGAGCTGCTGCTCGACGGTGCGTACGTCGGCGAGTACTGCGACGGCTTCGACAACGACTTCGACGGCAACGTCGACGAGGGCCTCGGCTCGACGAGCTGTGGCCTCGGCGCGTGCGCGCGCGACATCGCGGCGTGCGCGTCGGGCGCGCCGGTCACCTGCGCACCGATGGTGACCAGCGATCCCTCGTGCACCGCGAGCGATGCGGGCGCGCGCCCGCGCATCGCGGTCGTGCTCGACACGTCGAGCTCGATGCTCCTCGATCTTCGCGGCTATCCGACGTTCGGCGACGGCAGCGTCGATCGTCCCGGCATCGACACCGACGGCAACGGGCGCCCCGACGACTCGCGCCTCTCGCTCGCGCGCGAATCGCTCGCGCAGGTCATCAGCGCGTATCCCGAGATCGACTTCGCGCTCGCCCGCTATCACCAGGATCAGGGCCTCCGTCGCTCCTGCCAGACCGCGCGATGGTTCGAGTGCGAAGGCCTGATCGGCACCTACGACAACCCCGGCGACAACACCGGGACCGTCGCGTGCAACGTCGCGACCGGCCCCGCGTCGAGCGTCGCGATCCGCCCGATCTCCACCGCGGGCGACGAGTGCATCAACTACGCGGGCACTTGCGGCCCGCCGCGCCGCGGCGCCGACGTGCTGAGCGGCTTCGGCACGCCGACCCGCGATCTCGTGCGCTGGCTCGACGGACGCGAGACCGCGTTCGACGCCGACGCGACGCCGGGTGACGTGTGCCGTCACGCACGCGCCGGACGCGACTGCGAGGTGCGCGCGAGCGGTGAGACGCCGCTCGCGGGATCGCTGCAGACGATCGAGGACTACGTCGTTCCGATCCGCGCCACCGATCCTTCGACCGGATGCCGCGGCTACTCGGTGATCCTCGTGACCGACGGCGCCGAGAGCTGCGGCGGCAATCCCGTCGCGCAGGCGCGCCGGCTCCACGACACGTTCGGCATCGAGACCTACGTCGTCGCGGTGAGCGTGCGCCCCGAGGAAGAAGTGTCGCTCAACCAGATCGCGTCGGCGGGCTCGGGCGGCGCGCGCGCCAGCGCGACCTTCGTGCGCAACCCCGCGGAGCTCGTGCCCGCGATCACCTCGATCCTCGAGGGCTCGCTGCGCACCGAGCGCTGCAACGCGATGGACGACGACTGCGACGGCCGCACCGACGAGGGCTTCGCGCTCGGCGACGCGTGCGACGACGGGCTCGTCGGCGCGTGCCGCGGCACCGGCGCGACGGTGTGCGCGGCGAGCGAGCTCGCGGTGGAGTGCGCGATCACGATGCCCGGTGGGTCGGCCGGCACCGAGTCGTGCAACGGGATGGACGACGACTGCGACGAGGCGATCGACGAGGGCCTCACCTGCAACATCGAGTGCACGCCGAGCGGCGCCGAGGTCTGCAACGGCGTCGACGACGACTGCAACGGGCTCGTCGACGAGGTCGATCCCGCGCTCGGCACGCCGTGCGGCGAGGACGAAGGAGAGTGCGAGCCCGGCGCGCTGCGCTGA